The genome window CTCGAGGAAATCGAGTTTGACGACAAAAAGCAGGAGTGGGACGTAACGATCGGGTTTTCTCGTCCGTGGAACGTGAGCCGAAATGCGCTGTCTGCATTGACCGGTGAAGCTTCTCCGGCAGGCCGGTCCTACAAGATCGTCCGCATACGAGATAGCGATGGCCAGATGGTCGGTCTCAAGCAGCGCGCTTTCGCTTCGGGATGAAGTCTGATCGAGCCCTGATACTCGATGCAAATCTGGCAGTTCTGCTCATCGTCGGGCTGGTGGATTCCAGGCTCATTACGAGTCACCGCAATCTCTCCGCTTACGACGTCGACGACTTTGAGCTGGTAAAAAGCGTCGTTGCGATGAGCACCGAGCTAATCTGGTGCCCGCATCTGCTATCTGAGGTATCCAGCCTGATCCGACAAATCGGCGGGCCAGCGCGACGTCAAGTTACGGCCGGGCTTTCACAGGCAATATCAGGTGCGAAAGAAACCTGCCTCGCAAGCGAGACCGCGCTATCGCATCCAGCCTATGCAAGCCTTGGACTGACGGACGCTATTCTCCTCCTGCTCGCGCAGTCTGGAGCCACCCTGCTCACTGCCGACCTGGACCTCCATCTCGCGGCCTTGGCTGATGGCCTCAGCAGCATCAATTTCGCGGAGGTTCGAGACGAGCGGCCCGACTTCGGGATTTAGGCCGCTACTCGATCTCGACGACCTCGACGCGCGGTCCGTTCAGCACCAGGGCGATTACCCCGCGCTTGAGTTTCAGCGCATCCTCGCCGAACAGCTGACGCCGCCAGCCCTTCAGGGCATCGACATCCGCCGCATCCGACAGCGCGATCTTCTCGAGGTCCGCCACATTGGCGATCAGCTTGGAGGCGACGCCCGCATTGTCGCTCTTGGCCTTCAGCAGCACCTTCAACAACTCCACGACCGAAGGCGGCGCGGGCTGATTGTGGGCGGGGCGGTCCATCTTCGGCGCATGGGCCTCCGGGTCCAGCATGACCCGCTTCAGTTCGTCCGCCAGGTCCAGCCCCAGACGCGAACCGCCGAACCCCTTGGGCACCGAACGCAGGCGGTTGAAGGCCTCCACATCGGTCGGCACCTGGGTCGCGATCTCGTCGATGGCTTCATCCTTGAGGATGCGCCCGCGCGGCTGGTCGCGGTCCTGCGCCGCCTGCTCGCGCCAGACGGCCGTCGCCTTGAAGGCCGCCAGATATCTGGCGTTGTATTTCTTGGGCTTCAGCCGCTTCCAGGCCTTGTCAGGCGTGGTGTCGTAGAGTTCCGGATCGACCAGATCCTCCATCTCCGACGTGACCCAGTCCAGCCGCCCTTCCTTGGCCAGCCGGTCGCGGAGCTTTGGATACAGTGCCGCCAGGTGCGTCACGTCGCCGATCGCATAGGTCAGCTGCGCCTCCGACAGCGGCCGCCGCGACCAGTCGGTGAAGCGGCTGCCCTTGTCCAGATCGATGCGCAGCATCTGACGCACCAGCGAATCATAGGCCACCTGATCCCCGAACCCGGCGGCCATGGCGGCGACCTGGGTGTCGAACATCGGCCTGGGCATGGCCCCCAGCTTGACGAAGATCTCGGTGTCCTGACGCGCGGCGTGGAAGACCTTCACGATCCCGGGGTCGCGCAGGATGTCCAGAAAGGGCGTCAGATCCAGGCCCTCGGCCTGCGGATCGATGATCGCCTCATGCTCCGGCGTCGCGGCCTGGATCAGGCACAGCCTGGGCCAGTAGGTCGTCTCTCGCATGAACTCGGTGTCGACCGCGATGAACGGGGCTTTCGCGACATCGGCACAGAACTGAACCAGCGCGTCATTGGTGGTGATCGGCGTCATTGAAATGCTATAGCCCCCCGCAACGCCGTCGTGGCAAGTGCCGCGACCTTATTTTCGCACCGATTTCAGGCCTGTGAGCGATGAGCGACACTTCCGACACGCAAATCAACGGCCTGACCTATGCCGATGCCGGCGTGGACATCGACGCCGGCGACATGCTGGTCGAGCA of Brevundimonas subvibrioides contains these proteins:
- the rnd gene encoding ribonuclease D — its product is MTPITTNDALVQFCADVAKAPFIAVDTEFMRETTYWPRLCLIQAATPEHEAIIDPQAEGLDLTPFLDILRDPGIVKVFHAARQDTEIFVKLGAMPRPMFDTQVAAMAAGFGDQVAYDSLVRQMLRIDLDKGSRFTDWSRRPLSEAQLTYAIGDVTHLAALYPKLRDRLAKEGRLDWVTSEMEDLVDPELYDTTPDKAWKRLKPKKYNARYLAAFKATAVWREQAAQDRDQPRGRILKDEAIDEIATQVPTDVEAFNRLRSVPKGFGGSRLGLDLADELKRVMLDPEAHAPKMDRPAHNQPAPPSVVELLKVLLKAKSDNAGVASKLIANVADLEKIALSDAADVDALKGWRRQLFGEDALKLKRGVIALVLNGPRVEVVEIE